The window ATCTGGGTGGTGTGGACCACGTCGATGTCAAGGCCCCCGGCAGAATTCGCGGCCAGTTCCTTGCGGATGCTGTCCTCGTCTCCCACGAGGGTTATGGCGACGCCTTCCCGTGCGGCCTTAACGGCCGCAGGCACGACGATGTGGGGGCCGAAATCGCCCCCCATGGCGTCGACGGCAATGCGCGGTTTGTCGTTAGGCATCTTCACGGTTCAGAGCCTGACGGCCCTTGTAGCTGCCGCAGGAATCGCAAGCGCGATGGGGCAGCACGGGTTCGCCGCATTCGCAGTAGACCACGTTGGGAGTAGCCACATGGTCATGGGCGCGACGATTACCTTTGCGGGAACGGGAAGTCTTTTTCTTGGGGACTGCCATGATATTTCTCCTTGGGAGTGAATTTTCCTGAATTCGTGTATTTTTGCCCTCGTCCTTTTGACGAGGGGGATTACTTTATCTTCAAATCGCGGAAGACTGCAAGTCTTGGATCGCTGTCATCCTGATCGCAGATGCACTCCTCGGTGTTGAGGTCGCGTCCGCACCCGGGACACAGGCCCTTGCAGGCTTCATTGCACAAGGGTTTCACCGGCAGGGTGAGCACCAGCTCTTCCCAGAGCAGTGCGCCCATGTCGAACTCCAGTGTGCCGTCCTTGCGTTTGCGCAGGCGGGGCACGTCGGCTTCCTGGTCTTCCTGTTCACCGCCCAGTTCCTCGTAGGCGTCGAACGTGGTGTTCACGGCGAATTCAAACTGCCGTGCGCAACGGTCGCAGGCCAGCTTGACCGACCCGTGCAGCTCGCCGCGCACCAGCACGGCATTTTCGCCCTGCATCATGACCGTTGCCGAGGCGTGGAGGTCTTCGTCCCCCGGACGCAAGGCAATGGCGAACTCCTTCCATCGGTCCTGCCAGACGGCCTGGTCCGTAAAAGAAAATACCCGGCCCTCCGCCGGGATATCGTTGAGTGCTACCCAAAGTTCGGTCATGTTTTTTCTGCTCCTGTGCGTGGTGCCCTTCGTGGGCAACCGGTGATTCCTATATGGGAAGTTTTTCTCTTGTCAAGAAAAAAACCCTTGCCTTTTGCATGGCGAGGAGCTAATGAAACTCCTCCCGCCGCCTGACCCCGGGGTTCCCGCAGTGCAGGTGGCTACTATAAACGCAAAATTTTTTTTTGAATACACGAGGAGGTCGTCATGTCTCAGGTTTGTGAAATATGCGGAAAGGGTCCGGCCACGGGCAACAACGTGTCCCACTCCCACATCAAGACCCGCCGCCGCTTCATGCCCAACCTGCAAAAGGTTCGTCATCAGCTGGAGTCCGGTCAGGTTGTGACCATCAAGGCCTGCACCCGCTGCATCCGCAACGGTGCCGTGGTCAAGCCCGTCAAGTAGTTTTTGGGGCGTTCATTCGTCCGGAAAAGCCGCCGACATGATGTCGGCGGCTTTTTTCGTTTGCTTTTTTGTCTTCGCCTTTGGCGTCTGTTGTGCAAATTTGCGCACTCCATTGGTGCAATGTGCAAGCGTCAGTGAAGGGCGTTGCACATGCTTTCTGCCAAAACGAATCTCGAAAAAATATAAGTATCAGTTTTTTCAGGTATTGTGTCTGTGGCACGGTATCTGCTTTGTGCTGTGTCGAAAGCATGATCCGGTTGATTGTCTTGCCGGATTACGGAAATGGTTGAAGAGAAAGTCACCACCTCTCCTTCTTGTGTGTTTTCGCCGCACCCTCCGCGCGGCAGACACAAAAAAAAGGCCCCCATGGTTGCAGGGGGCCTTTTCTTTTTTTGCCGAAGGGCTGTCGTTTCTAGAATTCAACGGCCCGTTTGATGCGCGCCATGGTCTGGGCCTTGCCCAGCACCGCCAGGGTCTCGAACAGTCCCGGGCTTTTGGTGGTGCCTGTCACGGCCACGCGGGTGGGCTGGGCGATCTCCTTGAACTTGATGCCTTTTGCATCCACGAAGCCGCGCATGACGGATTCCACGTTTTCCTCATCGAACTCGTCCAGCTCGTCCAGCTTTGCAGCCAGTTCTTCAAGCAGGCTTTTGGCCTCGTCCGTGAGGAATTTGTTCACGGCCTTTTCGTCGTAGGACAGGAACGCGGTGTCCACCATGAAGGGGCGGGCCTGTTCCAGCATGTCCACGATTGATTTGGCGCGGGGCTGGAGCAGCGGAGCCACCTTGACCAGCAGGGCGTGGTCCACCTTGGCGGCTTCCTCGTCACCCACCTCGCGAGCCAGGAAATCCTTCATGAGCGTGGCCAGCCGTTCGGGGTCGGCCTGCTGCATGTACTGGCTGTTGACCCATTCGAACTTCTTGAGGTCGAACACCGATGCCGAGTTGCCCAGCCCTTCCGGGTGGAAGAGCTCGACCAGTTCCTCGCGGGAGAACAATTCCTGGTCGCCGTGGGACCAGCCCAGACGCACGAGGTAGTTGACCACGGCTTCGGGCAGGTAGCCCATTTTTTCGTATTCCATGACCGAGAGCGCGCCGTGGCGCTTGGAAAGTTTTTTCTTGTCCGGGCCGAGGATCATGGGCACGTGGCCGAATTGAGGCACGTCCCAGCCCATGGCCTTGTAGATGAGGATCTGGCGCGGGGTGTTGTTGACGTGGTCGTCGCCACGCAGCACGCTGGTCACGCCCATGTCGTGATCGTCCACCACCACGGCGAGGTTGTAGGTGGGCGTGCCGTCCGAACGACGCAGGATCATGTCATCCATTTCAATATTTTCCACGGCGATGGGACCCTTGACCATGTCGTTGAAGGCCGTGGTGCCTTCCTGCGGCGCCTTGAGCCGAACCACCCGGTCCGGTCCGGGGCCGAGGCCCTTTTCGCGGCAGGTGCCGTCATACTTGGGCTTGCGGCCTTCCTTCATGGCCTTTTGGCGCATGGCGTCCACCTGCTCCTTGCTACAGTCGCAGTAGTAGGCGTTGCCCGAGGCCACGAGTTGGTCGATGACCTCGTTGTGGCGGTCCGCGCGGGTGGACTGAAAGACGATGTCGCCGTCATGGTCCAGGCCGAGCCAGTCCATGGCGTCGATGATGGCGTCGATGGCTTCCTGCGTGCTGCGCTGCCGGTCGGTGTCCTCGATGCGCAGGACGAATTCGCCGCCCTTGCTGCGGGCCATGAGCCATGCGAACAGTGCGGTGCGCGCGCCGCCGATGTGCAGGAATCCGGTAGGACTGGGGGCGAATCTGGATATGGTTTTACCCATGGTGTGTCTCCACGTTGTTGCCGGTCAAAAAAAGGGGCCGGGCCCGGTCCCGTTCGGGGCCGGACACGGCATAAATGCGTTGGTTCAGACGGGGATCAGACGGCTTCCACGCCTTTGACTTCGGGAACCAGCTTGAGCACGGTGCGCTCAATGCCGTTCTTGAGGGTGATCTGGGACATGGGGCATCCCTGGCAGGCGCCCTGAAGGCGGACCTGAACAATGCCGTTGTCCGTTATGTCGACCAGTTCGACGTCGCCGCCGTCCGCCTGCAGCATGGGGCGTACCTTGTCCAATACCGCTTCGACTTTTTCTCGCATGAGAGTCCTCCGTAATCTAGGTAGTGGAGGTCAAGTAAGCACTTTGACGGGCCGTGTCAAACCTGTGGCCTAGGAATCAACCAGTATGCTGAAGGCTTCGTCCAGTTCAGCGTCAAGGGTGGCATGCAGCAGTTCGAGGTGCGCGGGGGTCAGGCCCACGGATTCCCATACAACCCTGTCCGGCGGTTGGGCAAAGTATTCCCCGCCGGAGCTCAGTCCCAGTCCGGCAGCGATGATTTCCGCACAGTGTACCAGGCCCGGCTCGGCCTCTTTCTGCTTTTTCTTGGGAGCATGATGTTCGAGCACGGCCGAAACCAGCACGTAAGGGAAATTCCATTTTCGCAGAAGCATGCCGCCAAGGGTGGCGTGGTCAAAACCAAGGCGTTCCTTTTCCGCCTCAAAGAGTTGGGTCTCGGTGGCCCGCGCATGGGCGATGACGTCCCTGCATCGTTCCGGGACTGTCTTGAACAGCACCAGCTGGCCGATGTCGTGCAACAGTCCGGCCACAAAGCTGCGTTCGGGGTCGCCCTTGCCCAGTATCGTGCACAGCCTGCGGGCGATGATGCCCACGGCGATGGAATGTTTCCAGAACTGGCGCATATTGACCATTTCCGCGGGGATGTCATCGAAGAGACTCAGCACGGACGTGCCCACGGCCAGCGTGTTCAGCTGGTTTACGCCCACCACGGTCACCGCGCGGGTGATGGTGTCGATCTGCACGGGCAGGCTGTAGAAG is drawn from Pseudodesulfovibrio senegalensis and contains these coding sequences:
- the rpmF gene encoding 50S ribosomal protein L32 is translated as MAVPKKKTSRSRKGNRRAHDHVATPNVVYCECGEPVLPHRACDSCGSYKGRQALNREDA
- a CDS encoding YceD family protein produces the protein MTELWVALNDIPAEGRVFSFTDQAVWQDRWKEFAIALRPGDEDLHASATVMMQGENAVLVRGELHGSVKLACDRCARQFEFAVNTTFDAYEELGGEQEDQEADVPRLRKRKDGTLEFDMGALLWEELVLTLPVKPLCNEACKGLCPGCGRDLNTEECICDQDDSDPRLAVFRDLKIK
- a CDS encoding NifU family protein, with protein sequence MREKVEAVLDKVRPMLQADGGDVELVDITDNGIVQVRLQGACQGCPMSQITLKNGIERTVLKLVPEVKGVEAV
- a CDS encoding HDOD domain-containing protein is translated as MGTNTAPESATLQNPPPEMIERAKAQVSRRFKHIRHRDDTLKTLARLGLERQLRDFSAAPEAEREQQNDPAPVPDHEATALDPLDILRKELQLPALPQVFLELQQAINAPNTSSDDLAAIISQDPSLTAFLLRMVNSVFYSLPVQIDTITRAVTVVGVNQLNTLAVGTSVLSLFDDIPAEMVNMRQFWKHSIAVGIIARRLCTILGKGDPERSFVAGLLHDIGQLVLFKTVPERCRDVIAHARATETQLFEAEKERLGFDHATLGGMLLRKWNFPYVLVSAVLEHHAPKKKQKEAEPGLVHCAEIIAAGLGLSSGGEYFAQPPDRVVWESVGLTPAHLELLHATLDAELDEAFSILVDS
- the gltX gene encoding glutamate--tRNA ligase, which translates into the protein MGKTISRFAPSPTGFLHIGGARTALFAWLMARSKGGEFVLRIEDTDRQRSTQEAIDAIIDAMDWLGLDHDGDIVFQSTRADRHNEVIDQLVASGNAYYCDCSKEQVDAMRQKAMKEGRKPKYDGTCREKGLGPGPDRVVRLKAPQEGTTAFNDMVKGPIAVENIEMDDMILRRSDGTPTYNLAVVVDDHDMGVTSVLRGDDHVNNTPRQILIYKAMGWDVPQFGHVPMILGPDKKKLSKRHGALSVMEYEKMGYLPEAVVNYLVRLGWSHGDQELFSREELVELFHPEGLGNSASVFDLKKFEWVNSQYMQQADPERLATLMKDFLAREVGDEEAAKVDHALLVKVAPLLQPRAKSIVDMLEQARPFMVDTAFLSYDEKAVNKFLTDEAKSLLEELAAKLDELDEFDEENVESVMRGFVDAKGIKFKEIAQPTRVAVTGTTKSPGLFETLAVLGKAQTMARIKRAVEF
- the rpmB gene encoding 50S ribosomal protein L28, with the translated sequence MSQVCEICGKGPATGNNVSHSHIKTRRRFMPNLQKVRHQLESGQVVTIKACTRCIRNGAVVKPVK